The following are encoded in a window of Bacillus sp. SORGH_AS_0510 genomic DNA:
- a CDS encoding C39 family peptidase, protein MKKLCLVALILPMFGCSHFNANTTSNSETKKTESRVSITENKQDKTPVVPISNKTQTIRDVQDQLINVENKPVKSNSVSTPPKKNSAMLNVILIKQNPELRYGCEVTSLAMVLHYAGVRTNKMDLYRLIQKDPDPIIRSAKGDILRWGNPADGFVGDMTGRRAGYAVFDRPMIALINQKLPGRAVNLTNQPFEKVLDHVAAGYPVVVWTTGDYRLPDRWEGWYHEKQYIKTPLDLHAVVLVGFDPNNVYLNDPLSGKKQVRVNKNQFISSWIALQRRAVSYR, encoded by the coding sequence TTGAAAAAGCTTTGCTTGGTAGCTTTAATCCTTCCGATGTTTGGTTGCAGCCATTTTAATGCCAATACGACATCTAACTCTGAAACGAAAAAAACGGAGTCTAGAGTTTCAATAACTGAAAATAAACAGGACAAAACACCAGTAGTCCCCATAAGTAATAAAACTCAAACAATCAGAGATGTTCAAGACCAGCTAATTAATGTGGAAAATAAGCCCGTTAAAAGCAATTCTGTAAGTACCCCACCGAAAAAAAATTCGGCCATGCTAAACGTAATTTTAATTAAACAAAACCCGGAATTACGTTACGGATGTGAAGTGACAAGTTTAGCAATGGTATTACATTACGCTGGTGTTAGAACGAATAAAATGGACCTTTACCGATTAATCCAGAAAGATCCCGACCCTATTATCCGATCAGCTAAAGGGGATATTTTACGGTGGGGGAATCCTGCTGATGGATTTGTTGGGGATATGACTGGAAGGCGTGCTGGATATGCCGTTTTTGATCGACCAATGATTGCTCTAATTAATCAGAAGCTACCTGGTAGAGCCGTAAACTTGACAAACCAGCCCTTTGAAAAAGTATTGGATCACGTTGCTGCAGGCTATCCAGTAGTAGTGTGGACGACGGGAGATTATCGTCTTCCAGATCGATGGGAAGGTTGGTATCACGAAAAGCAATATATCAAAACACCGCTGGATTTACATGCTGTAGTATTAGTTGGTTTCGATCCCAATAACGTATATTTAAATGATCCACTATCAGGTAAGAAACAAGTAAGGGTGAACAAGAATCAGTTTATTTCTTCCTGGATAGCTCTACAAAGAAGGGCTGTAAGTTATAGATAA